The Setaria italica strain Yugu1 chromosome IX, Setaria_italica_v2.0, whole genome shotgun sequence genome has a window encoding:
- the LOC101759322 gene encoding protein NRT1/ PTR FAMILY 8.3 isoform X2, producing the protein MDIEIQEPLPENSVSERTTGIQGAKRHSGSWRACSYILVTQCFEELAYYGIQFNLVTFLKTVLHESNVTAARSYTNWQGTCYIAPLAGAIIADSYLGRYLTTVAFFTVYLLGMAAMSISASFLKGGSSQPAVFFLGLYMMGIGAGGIKPCVSSFGADQFDDSSLAERLKKDSFFNWFFFATYIGSFVAGTAVVWVQDHYGWGVGLWLPTLFIALAIASFLLGSSKYRVQKPLGSPIIRVLQVIFAAVRKCNVVLPYDDSLLHELPEKTPMADVHKLQHTPVLRFLDKAAVISSTEDPSDSDPWRLCTVTQVEELKVIIGMLPIWATGIVFFAVLAQFSSTFLEQGRTMNKHLGAFAIPPASLASFDAVSVLIWVPVYDRVLVPVARRLTANARGISELQRLGAGLLLSVLVMVTAAVVETRRLASAHGEGRSSMSILWQVPQYFLVGASVVFACVGQTEFFYNEAPPSMRSLCSALALLTVALGSYVSSLVVTMVEWLTTRGGGPGWIPDDLNDGHLDRFFWLLAVMSALNLAVFVCCARRYKRKSVS; encoded by the exons ATGGACATAGAGATTCAAGAACCACTTCCTGAG AATTCAGTAAGCGAAAGGACCACTGGCATCCAGGGAGCAAAACGCCATTCCGGCAGTTGGAGAGCATGCAGTTACATCTTAG TGACTCAATGCTTCGAGGAGCTAGCGTACTACGGAATCCAGTTCAACTTGGTCACGTTTCTCAAGACGGTGCTGCACGAAAGCAATGTTACCGCGGCAAGAAGCTACACAAATTGGCAGGGGACTTGCTATATCGCACCGCTGGCTGGAGCTATCATAGCAGATTCCTATCTGGGCAGATACCTGACAACAGTGGCTTTCTTCACAGTTTACCTACTT GGGATGGCTGCAATGTCTATTTCAGCATCGTTCCTGAAGGGTGGTTCATCTCAGCCCGCTGTGTTCTTCCTTGGCCTCTACATGATGGGCATAGGAGCCGGTGGTATCAAGCCGTGTGTCTCATCTTTCGGCGCTGACCAGTTCGATGACAGCAGCCTAGCCGAGAGGTTGAAGAAGGATTCCTTCTTTAACTGGTTCTTCTTTGCAACCTACATTGGGAGCTTCGTCGCGGGTACCGCAGTTGTGTGGGTGCAAGATCACTACGGTTGGGGAGTTGGCCTCTGGCTCCCAACTCTGTTCATCGCGTTGGCCATTGCAAGCTTCTTGCTGGGCTCCAGTAAGTACAGGGTGCAAAAGCCCCTGGGGAGTCCAATTATAAGGGTGCTTCAGGTTATATTTGCAGCTGTTCGAAAATGTAATGTAGTTTTACCGTATGACGATTCTCTACTCCATGAGCTCCCAGAGAAGACGCCAATGGCGGATGTCCATAAATTGCAGCACACGCCTGTTCTCAG ATTCCTTGACAAGGCTGCAGTGATCTCATCAACTGAAGACCCATCTGACTCTGATCCATGGAGGCTCTGCACCGTGACGCAAGTCGAGGAGCTGAAGGTGATCATCGGCATGCTCCCCATCTGGGCCACCGGAATCGTGTTCTTCGCCGTGCTCGCGCAGTTCTCCTCCACGTTCCTGGAGCAGGGCAGGACGATGAACAAGCATCTCGGCGCGTTCGCCATCCCGCCGGCGTCCCTGGCATCGTTCGACGCCGTCAGCGTCCTCATCTGGGTGCCCGTCTACGATCGGGTCCTCGTCCCGGTGGCCAGGCGGCTCACCGCCAATGCCCGGGGCATCTCGGAGCTGCAGCGCCTCGGCGCCGGGCTGCTCCTGTCCGTCCTGGTGATGGTGACCGCGGCGGTGGTCGAGACGCGACGCCTGGCGAGCGCGCACGGCGAGGGCCGGTCGTCGATGAGTATCCTGTGGCAGGTGCCCCAGTACTTCCTGGTGGGCGCCAGCGTCGTGTTCGCGTGCGTCGGGCAGACGGAGTTCTTCTACAACGAGGCGCCGCCGTCGATGCGCAGCCTGTGCTCGGCGCTGGCGCTGCTCACGGTGGCGCTCGGGAGCTACGTCAGTTCACTCGTGGTGACCATGGTGGAGTGGCTCACGACGaggggcggcgggccggggtgGATACCCGATGACCTCAACGATGGCCATCTCGACCGCTTCTTCTGGCTCCTCGCGGTGATgagcgcgctcaacctggcgGTTTTCGTGTGCTGCGCTAGGCGGTACAAGCGCAAGAGTGTTTCATGA
- the LOC101759322 gene encoding protein NRT1/ PTR FAMILY 8.3 isoform X1 encodes MDIEIQEPLPENSVSERTTGIQGAKRHSGSWRACSYILGNHKLLDLRKSLNEFGNSGSLILSPVNIFFLLPTLLQFAVTQCFEELAYYGIQFNLVTFLKTVLHESNVTAARSYTNWQGTCYIAPLAGAIIADSYLGRYLTTVAFFTVYLLGMAAMSISASFLKGGSSQPAVFFLGLYMMGIGAGGIKPCVSSFGADQFDDSSLAERLKKDSFFNWFFFATYIGSFVAGTAVVWVQDHYGWGVGLWLPTLFIALAIASFLLGSSKYRVQKPLGSPIIRVLQVIFAAVRKCNVVLPYDDSLLHELPEKTPMADVHKLQHTPVLRFLDKAAVISSTEDPSDSDPWRLCTVTQVEELKVIIGMLPIWATGIVFFAVLAQFSSTFLEQGRTMNKHLGAFAIPPASLASFDAVSVLIWVPVYDRVLVPVARRLTANARGISELQRLGAGLLLSVLVMVTAAVVETRRLASAHGEGRSSMSILWQVPQYFLVGASVVFACVGQTEFFYNEAPPSMRSLCSALALLTVALGSYVSSLVVTMVEWLTTRGGGPGWIPDDLNDGHLDRFFWLLAVMSALNLAVFVCCARRYKRKSVS; translated from the exons ATGGACATAGAGATTCAAGAACCACTTCCTGAG AATTCAGTAAGCGAAAGGACCACTGGCATCCAGGGAGCAAAACGCCATTCCGGCAGTTGGAGAGCATGCAGTTACATCTTAGGTAATCACAAGCTATTGGATCTCAGGAAATCTTTGAACGAATTTGGGAACTCTGGATCTCTAATACTTTCTCCCGTGAACATCTTTTTCCTGCTGCCAACTCTCTTACAATTTGCAGTGACTCAATGCTTCGAGGAGCTAGCGTACTACGGAATCCAGTTCAACTTGGTCACGTTTCTCAAGACGGTGCTGCACGAAAGCAATGTTACCGCGGCAAGAAGCTACACAAATTGGCAGGGGACTTGCTATATCGCACCGCTGGCTGGAGCTATCATAGCAGATTCCTATCTGGGCAGATACCTGACAACAGTGGCTTTCTTCACAGTTTACCTACTT GGGATGGCTGCAATGTCTATTTCAGCATCGTTCCTGAAGGGTGGTTCATCTCAGCCCGCTGTGTTCTTCCTTGGCCTCTACATGATGGGCATAGGAGCCGGTGGTATCAAGCCGTGTGTCTCATCTTTCGGCGCTGACCAGTTCGATGACAGCAGCCTAGCCGAGAGGTTGAAGAAGGATTCCTTCTTTAACTGGTTCTTCTTTGCAACCTACATTGGGAGCTTCGTCGCGGGTACCGCAGTTGTGTGGGTGCAAGATCACTACGGTTGGGGAGTTGGCCTCTGGCTCCCAACTCTGTTCATCGCGTTGGCCATTGCAAGCTTCTTGCTGGGCTCCAGTAAGTACAGGGTGCAAAAGCCCCTGGGGAGTCCAATTATAAGGGTGCTTCAGGTTATATTTGCAGCTGTTCGAAAATGTAATGTAGTTTTACCGTATGACGATTCTCTACTCCATGAGCTCCCAGAGAAGACGCCAATGGCGGATGTCCATAAATTGCAGCACACGCCTGTTCTCAG ATTCCTTGACAAGGCTGCAGTGATCTCATCAACTGAAGACCCATCTGACTCTGATCCATGGAGGCTCTGCACCGTGACGCAAGTCGAGGAGCTGAAGGTGATCATCGGCATGCTCCCCATCTGGGCCACCGGAATCGTGTTCTTCGCCGTGCTCGCGCAGTTCTCCTCCACGTTCCTGGAGCAGGGCAGGACGATGAACAAGCATCTCGGCGCGTTCGCCATCCCGCCGGCGTCCCTGGCATCGTTCGACGCCGTCAGCGTCCTCATCTGGGTGCCCGTCTACGATCGGGTCCTCGTCCCGGTGGCCAGGCGGCTCACCGCCAATGCCCGGGGCATCTCGGAGCTGCAGCGCCTCGGCGCCGGGCTGCTCCTGTCCGTCCTGGTGATGGTGACCGCGGCGGTGGTCGAGACGCGACGCCTGGCGAGCGCGCACGGCGAGGGCCGGTCGTCGATGAGTATCCTGTGGCAGGTGCCCCAGTACTTCCTGGTGGGCGCCAGCGTCGTGTTCGCGTGCGTCGGGCAGACGGAGTTCTTCTACAACGAGGCGCCGCCGTCGATGCGCAGCCTGTGCTCGGCGCTGGCGCTGCTCACGGTGGCGCTCGGGAGCTACGTCAGTTCACTCGTGGTGACCATGGTGGAGTGGCTCACGACGaggggcggcgggccggggtgGATACCCGATGACCTCAACGATGGCCATCTCGACCGCTTCTTCTGGCTCCTCGCGGTGATgagcgcgctcaacctggcgGTTTTCGTGTGCTGCGCTAGGCGGTACAAGCGCAAGAGTGTTTCATGA
- the LOC101758655 gene encoding protein NRT1/ PTR FAMILY 8.3 isoform X1, protein MVEAAEGSRLLLQEEGGGGDRERLLLLPQDADLITGDGSVDIKGRPAPKHTTGNWRACFSILGNEFCERLAYYGIARNLVTYLKVKLHLGNLEAARNVTTWQGTCYLTPLIGAILADSYWGKYWTIAVFSSIYFIGLAILTLSASVPALQPPTCLGTVCPQASLLQYGVFFIGLYMMALGTGGIKPCVSSFGADQFDDSDPVERAKKTSFFNWFYFCISMGSFISGTIIVWIQDNSGWGIGFAIPTISMALAIGCFFAASNIYRYQKPGGSPLTRVCQVVVAAFHKHHAELPNDMSLLYEVDGQTSAIEGSRKLEHTNELKFLDRAAIISSADVKSESSTDPWKLCTVTQVEELKILVRMFPIWATTIIFSAVYAQNSSLFVEQGMVLDKRVGPFNIPPASLSTFDVISVIIWIPLYDRILVPIARKFTGKEKGFSELQRIGIGLVLSILAMVSAALVELKRLEVARSEGLIHEKVDVPMSILWQIPQYFLVGAAEVFTAIGQVDFFYDQGPDAMRSLCSAFALVTVSLGDYVSSIILTLVSYITTQGGDPGWIPDNLNEGHLDRFFWLIAGISFVNFVLFVGCASRYRYKKAQ, encoded by the exons ATGGTGGAGGCAGCAGAAGGCAGCAGACTGCTGTTGCAAGAAGAGGGCGGAGGGGGAGATCGAGAacggctcctcctccttccacaG GATGCTGATCTCATCACAGGTGATGGATCTGTTGATATAAAAGGGCGTCCTGCCCCAAAGCACACCACAGGCAATTGGAGAGCATGCTTTTCCATTCTAG GCAATGAATTTTGTGAGAGACTGGCCTACTATGGAATTGCAAGAAACCTAGTTACTTATCTGAAAGTAAAGCTTCATCTAGGCAATCTTGAAGCTGCAAGAAACGTTACCACTTGGCAAGGGACATGCTATCTCACTCCCCTTATTGGAGCCATCTTAGCAGATTCTTACTGGGGAAAGTACTGGACTATTGCTGTTTTCTCATCAATTTATTTTATT GGCCTAGCTATTTTAACGCTATCAGCATCAGTTCCAGCACTGCAGCCACCTACATGTCTAGGAACTGTTTGCCCCCAAGCAAGCTTACTTCAGTATGGCGTATTTTTCATTGGCCTCTATATGATGGCCCTAGGGACCGGAGGCATCAAACCTTGTGTCTCCTCCTTTGGAGCTGATCAATTTGATGACAGTGACCCAGTAGAGAGAGCAAAGAAGACTTCCTTCTTCAATTGGTTCTACTTCTGTATAAGTATGGGATCATTCATCTCAGGCACTATCATAGTGTGGATACAAGATAACTCTGGTTGGGGGATAGGATTTGCCATTCCTACTATATCTATGGCACTAGCTATTGGATGCTTCTTTGCAGCCTCAAATATTTATCGATACCAGAAACCGGGTGGGAGCCCACTCACAAGAGTGTGTCAGGTGGTTGTAGCAGCATTCCATAAGCATCATGCCGAATTGCCAAATGATATGTCTCTTCTATACGAAGTTGATGGCCAAACTTCAGCCATTGAGGGAAGCCGGAAGCTGGAGCACACAAATGAACTCAA GTTCCTCGATCGAGCTGCCATTATCTCATCTGCTGATGTGAAGAGTGAATCTTCTACAGACCCATGGAAGCTTTGCACAGTTACCCAGGTGGAAGAACTGAAGATCCTTGTAAGAATGTTTCCCATCTGGGCCACCACTATCATATTCAGTGCTGTGTATGCCCAAAACTCTTCCCTGTTTGTAGAGCAGGGCATGGTTCTTGACAAGCGGGTTGGACCTTTCAACATTCCACCTGCATCCCTCTCAACTTTCGATGTTATCAGTGTCATCATCTGGATTCCACTTTATGACCGCATTCTTGTGCCAATAGCTAGAAAGTTCACGGGAAAGGAGAAGGGTTTTTCTGAGCTACAGCGGATTGGAATTGGATTGGTCCTATCCATTCTCGCGATGGTATCTGCAGCTCTTGTTGAGTTGAAGCGTTTAGAGGTTGCTAGGTCTGAAGGTCTTATTCATGAGAAGGTTGATGTTCCGATGAGCATTCTTTGGCAAATACCACAGTATTTCTTGGTTGGTGCTGCTGAGGTATTCACTGCTATAGGCCAAGTTGACTTCTTCTACGATCAGGGTCCAGATGCCATGAGGAGTTTATGTAGTGCATTCGCGCTTGTTACAGTTTCACTGGGGGACTATGTAAGCTCAATCATACTGACGCTGGTTTCATACATTACAACTCAAGGAGGAGATCCTGGATGGATACctgataacctgaacgaaggCCATCTCGACCGGTTCTTTTGGTTGATTGCAGGGATAAGCTTTGTTAATTTTGTGCTTTTTGTTGGTTGTGCTTCAAGATACAGATATAAGAAAGCCCAGTAA
- the LOC101758655 gene encoding protein NRT1/ PTR FAMILY 8.3 isoform X2, giving the protein MLFHSSILSFLTGNEFCERLAYYGIARNLVTYLKVKLHLGNLEAARNVTTWQGTCYLTPLIGAILADSYWGKYWTIAVFSSIYFIGLAILTLSASVPALQPPTCLGTVCPQASLLQYGVFFIGLYMMALGTGGIKPCVSSFGADQFDDSDPVERAKKTSFFNWFYFCISMGSFISGTIIVWIQDNSGWGIGFAIPTISMALAIGCFFAASNIYRYQKPGGSPLTRVCQVVVAAFHKHHAELPNDMSLLYEVDGQTSAIEGSRKLEHTNELKFLDRAAIISSADVKSESSTDPWKLCTVTQVEELKILVRMFPIWATTIIFSAVYAQNSSLFVEQGMVLDKRVGPFNIPPASLSTFDVISVIIWIPLYDRILVPIARKFTGKEKGFSELQRIGIGLVLSILAMVSAALVELKRLEVARSEGLIHEKVDVPMSILWQIPQYFLVGAAEVFTAIGQVDFFYDQGPDAMRSLCSAFALVTVSLGDYVSSIILTLVSYITTQGGDPGWIPDNLNEGHLDRFFWLIAGISFVNFVLFVGCASRYRYKKAQ; this is encoded by the exons ATGCTTTTCCATTCTAG tattttatcttttttgacAGGCAATGAATTTTGTGAGAGACTGGCCTACTATGGAATTGCAAGAAACCTAGTTACTTATCTGAAAGTAAAGCTTCATCTAGGCAATCTTGAAGCTGCAAGAAACGTTACCACTTGGCAAGGGACATGCTATCTCACTCCCCTTATTGGAGCCATCTTAGCAGATTCTTACTGGGGAAAGTACTGGACTATTGCTGTTTTCTCATCAATTTATTTTATT GGCCTAGCTATTTTAACGCTATCAGCATCAGTTCCAGCACTGCAGCCACCTACATGTCTAGGAACTGTTTGCCCCCAAGCAAGCTTACTTCAGTATGGCGTATTTTTCATTGGCCTCTATATGATGGCCCTAGGGACCGGAGGCATCAAACCTTGTGTCTCCTCCTTTGGAGCTGATCAATTTGATGACAGTGACCCAGTAGAGAGAGCAAAGAAGACTTCCTTCTTCAATTGGTTCTACTTCTGTATAAGTATGGGATCATTCATCTCAGGCACTATCATAGTGTGGATACAAGATAACTCTGGTTGGGGGATAGGATTTGCCATTCCTACTATATCTATGGCACTAGCTATTGGATGCTTCTTTGCAGCCTCAAATATTTATCGATACCAGAAACCGGGTGGGAGCCCACTCACAAGAGTGTGTCAGGTGGTTGTAGCAGCATTCCATAAGCATCATGCCGAATTGCCAAATGATATGTCTCTTCTATACGAAGTTGATGGCCAAACTTCAGCCATTGAGGGAAGCCGGAAGCTGGAGCACACAAATGAACTCAA GTTCCTCGATCGAGCTGCCATTATCTCATCTGCTGATGTGAAGAGTGAATCTTCTACAGACCCATGGAAGCTTTGCACAGTTACCCAGGTGGAAGAACTGAAGATCCTTGTAAGAATGTTTCCCATCTGGGCCACCACTATCATATTCAGTGCTGTGTATGCCCAAAACTCTTCCCTGTTTGTAGAGCAGGGCATGGTTCTTGACAAGCGGGTTGGACCTTTCAACATTCCACCTGCATCCCTCTCAACTTTCGATGTTATCAGTGTCATCATCTGGATTCCACTTTATGACCGCATTCTTGTGCCAATAGCTAGAAAGTTCACGGGAAAGGAGAAGGGTTTTTCTGAGCTACAGCGGATTGGAATTGGATTGGTCCTATCCATTCTCGCGATGGTATCTGCAGCTCTTGTTGAGTTGAAGCGTTTAGAGGTTGCTAGGTCTGAAGGTCTTATTCATGAGAAGGTTGATGTTCCGATGAGCATTCTTTGGCAAATACCACAGTATTTCTTGGTTGGTGCTGCTGAGGTATTCACTGCTATAGGCCAAGTTGACTTCTTCTACGATCAGGGTCCAGATGCCATGAGGAGTTTATGTAGTGCATTCGCGCTTGTTACAGTTTCACTGGGGGACTATGTAAGCTCAATCATACTGACGCTGGTTTCATACATTACAACTCAAGGAGGAGATCCTGGATGGATACctgataacctgaacgaaggCCATCTCGACCGGTTCTTTTGGTTGATTGCAGGGATAAGCTTTGTTAATTTTGTGCTTTTTGTTGGTTGTGCTTCAAGATACAGATATAAGAAAGCCCAGTAA
- the LOC101761883 gene encoding protein NRT1/ PTR FAMILY 8.3 isoform X2 encodes MAMDEAAEGSRLLLQEEGGGGDQEPLLLPQDAGLITGDGSVDIGGRPAPKHTTGNWRACFSILGNEFCERLAYYGIAKNLITYLKVKRHLGNLEAASTVTTWQGTCYLTPLIGAILADSHWGKYWTIAVFSSVYFIGLATLTLSASVPALQPPTCLGTACPEAGFLQYGVFFIGLYMIALGTGGIKPCVSSFGADQFDDTDPAERTKKGSFFNWFYFCINMGAFISGTIIVWIQDNSGWGIGFAIPTISMALAIASFFAASNMYRFQKPGGSPLTRVCQVVVAAFRKQHAELPNDMSLLYEVDSQTSAIEGSRKLEHTNELKFLDRAAIVIAADVKSACTDPWKLCTVTQVEELKILIRMFPIWATTIMFFAVYAQNSSLFVEQGMVLDKRVGSFNIPPASLSTFDVISVIIWVPLYDRILVPIARKFTGREKGFSELQRMGIGLVLSTLAMVAAALVELKRLEIARSEGLIHEKDDVPMSILWQIPQYFLVGAAEVFTVIGQLEFFYDQGPDAMRSLCSAFALVTGSVGSYVSSIILTLVSYITTQGGGPGWIPDNLNEGHLDQFFWLIAGISFANLMVFLGCASRYRYKKVQ; translated from the exons ATGGCCATGGACGAGGCAGCCGAGGGGAGCAGGCTGCTGTTGCAAGAAGAGGGTGGAGGTGGAGATCAAGAGCCGCTCCTCCTTCCACAG GATGCTGGTCTTATCACAGGTGATGGATCTGTTGATATCGGAGGGCGTCCTGCACCAAAGCACACAACAGGCAACTGGAGAGCATGCTTTTCTATTCTAG GGAATGAGTTTTGCGAGAGACTGGCTTACTATGGAATTGCAAAAAACCTGATCACTTATCTGAAAGTAAAGCGTCATCTAGGAAATCTCGAAGCTGCAAGTACTGTTACCACTTGGCAAGGGACATGCTATCTCACTCCCCTCATTGGAGCCATCTTAGCAGATTCTCATTGGGGAAAGTACTGGACTATTGCTGTTTTCTCATCAGTTTATTTTATT GGACTGGCTACTTTAACACTATCAGCATCTGTTCCAGCACTGCAGCCACCTACATGTTTGGGAACTGCTTGTCCAGAAGCAGGCTTCCTTCAGTATGGCGTTTTTTTCATTGGCCTCTATATGATAGCCCTAGGGACCGGAGGGATCAAACCTTGTGTCTCATCCTTCGGAGCTGATCAATTTGATGACACTGACCCAGCAGAGCGAACAAAGAAGGGTTCCTTCTTCAATTGGTTCTACTTCTGTATAAATATGGGTGCATTCATCTCAGGCACTATCATAGTGTGGATACAAGATAATTCTGGTTGGGGAATAGGATTTGCCATTCCTACTATATCCATGGCACTAGCTATTGCATCTTTCTTTGCAGCCTCAAATATGTACAGATTTCAGAAACCTGGTGGGAGCCCACTCACAAGAGTGTGTCAGGTGGTTGTAGCAGCATTCCGTAAGCAGCATGCCGAACTGCCAAATGATATGTCTCTTCTATATGAAGTTGATAGCCAAACTTCAGCCATTGAGGGAAGCCGGAAGCTGGAGCACACAAATGAACTTAA GTTCCTCGATAGAGCTGCCATTGTCATAGCTGCTGATGTGAAGAGCGCTTGTACAGATCCATGGAAGCTTTGCACAGTCACCCAGGTGGAAGAACTGAAGATTCTAATCAGAATGTTTCCTATTTGGGCAACTACTATCATGTTCTTTGCTGTGTACGCCCAAAACTCGTCCCTGTTTGTGGAGCAGGGCATGGTTCTTGACAAGCGGGTTGGATCTTTCAACATTCCTCCTGCATCCCTCTCAACTTTTGATGTAATCAGTGTTATCATATGGGTTCCTCTTTATGATCGCATTCTCGTGCCAATAGCTAGAAAGTTCACTGGAAGGGAGAAGGGTTTTTCTGAGCTACAGCGCATGGGAATTGGGTTGGTCCTGTCCACTCTTGCGATGGTAGCTGCAGCTCTTGTTGAGTTGAAGCGTTTAGAGATTGCCAGGTCTGAAGGTCTTATTCATGAAAAGGATGATGTTCCGATGAGCATCCTTTGGCAAATACCACAGTATTTCTTGGTCGGTGCCGCTGAGGTGTTCACTGTTATAGGTCAGCTTGAGTTCTTCTACGATCAGGGTCCAGATGCCATGAGGAGTTTATGTAGTGCATTTGCGCTTGTCACAGGTTCAGTGGGAAGCTATGTAAGCTCAATCATACTGACACTGGTTTCATACATTACAACTCAAGGAGGAGGTCCTGGGTGGATACCTGATAACCTGAATGAAGGCCATCTCGACCAGTTCTTTTGGTTGATTGCAGGGATAAGCTTTGCGAATTTGATGGTTTTCCTAGGTTGTGCTTCAAGATACAGATATAAGAAAGTCCAGTAA
- the LOC101761883 gene encoding protein NRT1/ PTR FAMILY 8.3 isoform X1, whose protein sequence is MAMDEAAEGSRLLLQEEGGGGDQEPLLLPQQDAGLITGDGSVDIGGRPAPKHTTGNWRACFSILGNEFCERLAYYGIAKNLITYLKVKRHLGNLEAASTVTTWQGTCYLTPLIGAILADSHWGKYWTIAVFSSVYFIGLATLTLSASVPALQPPTCLGTACPEAGFLQYGVFFIGLYMIALGTGGIKPCVSSFGADQFDDTDPAERTKKGSFFNWFYFCINMGAFISGTIIVWIQDNSGWGIGFAIPTISMALAIASFFAASNMYRFQKPGGSPLTRVCQVVVAAFRKQHAELPNDMSLLYEVDSQTSAIEGSRKLEHTNELKFLDRAAIVIAADVKSACTDPWKLCTVTQVEELKILIRMFPIWATTIMFFAVYAQNSSLFVEQGMVLDKRVGSFNIPPASLSTFDVISVIIWVPLYDRILVPIARKFTGREKGFSELQRMGIGLVLSTLAMVAAALVELKRLEIARSEGLIHEKDDVPMSILWQIPQYFLVGAAEVFTVIGQLEFFYDQGPDAMRSLCSAFALVTGSVGSYVSSIILTLVSYITTQGGGPGWIPDNLNEGHLDQFFWLIAGISFANLMVFLGCASRYRYKKVQ, encoded by the exons ATGGCCATGGACGAGGCAGCCGAGGGGAGCAGGCTGCTGTTGCAAGAAGAGGGTGGAGGTGGAGATCAAGAGCCGCTCCTCCTTCCACAG CAGGATGCTGGTCTTATCACAGGTGATGGATCTGTTGATATCGGAGGGCGTCCTGCACCAAAGCACACAACAGGCAACTGGAGAGCATGCTTTTCTATTCTAG GGAATGAGTTTTGCGAGAGACTGGCTTACTATGGAATTGCAAAAAACCTGATCACTTATCTGAAAGTAAAGCGTCATCTAGGAAATCTCGAAGCTGCAAGTACTGTTACCACTTGGCAAGGGACATGCTATCTCACTCCCCTCATTGGAGCCATCTTAGCAGATTCTCATTGGGGAAAGTACTGGACTATTGCTGTTTTCTCATCAGTTTATTTTATT GGACTGGCTACTTTAACACTATCAGCATCTGTTCCAGCACTGCAGCCACCTACATGTTTGGGAACTGCTTGTCCAGAAGCAGGCTTCCTTCAGTATGGCGTTTTTTTCATTGGCCTCTATATGATAGCCCTAGGGACCGGAGGGATCAAACCTTGTGTCTCATCCTTCGGAGCTGATCAATTTGATGACACTGACCCAGCAGAGCGAACAAAGAAGGGTTCCTTCTTCAATTGGTTCTACTTCTGTATAAATATGGGTGCATTCATCTCAGGCACTATCATAGTGTGGATACAAGATAATTCTGGTTGGGGAATAGGATTTGCCATTCCTACTATATCCATGGCACTAGCTATTGCATCTTTCTTTGCAGCCTCAAATATGTACAGATTTCAGAAACCTGGTGGGAGCCCACTCACAAGAGTGTGTCAGGTGGTTGTAGCAGCATTCCGTAAGCAGCATGCCGAACTGCCAAATGATATGTCTCTTCTATATGAAGTTGATAGCCAAACTTCAGCCATTGAGGGAAGCCGGAAGCTGGAGCACACAAATGAACTTAA GTTCCTCGATAGAGCTGCCATTGTCATAGCTGCTGATGTGAAGAGCGCTTGTACAGATCCATGGAAGCTTTGCACAGTCACCCAGGTGGAAGAACTGAAGATTCTAATCAGAATGTTTCCTATTTGGGCAACTACTATCATGTTCTTTGCTGTGTACGCCCAAAACTCGTCCCTGTTTGTGGAGCAGGGCATGGTTCTTGACAAGCGGGTTGGATCTTTCAACATTCCTCCTGCATCCCTCTCAACTTTTGATGTAATCAGTGTTATCATATGGGTTCCTCTTTATGATCGCATTCTCGTGCCAATAGCTAGAAAGTTCACTGGAAGGGAGAAGGGTTTTTCTGAGCTACAGCGCATGGGAATTGGGTTGGTCCTGTCCACTCTTGCGATGGTAGCTGCAGCTCTTGTTGAGTTGAAGCGTTTAGAGATTGCCAGGTCTGAAGGTCTTATTCATGAAAAGGATGATGTTCCGATGAGCATCCTTTGGCAAATACCACAGTATTTCTTGGTCGGTGCCGCTGAGGTGTTCACTGTTATAGGTCAGCTTGAGTTCTTCTACGATCAGGGTCCAGATGCCATGAGGAGTTTATGTAGTGCATTTGCGCTTGTCACAGGTTCAGTGGGAAGCTATGTAAGCTCAATCATACTGACACTGGTTTCATACATTACAACTCAAGGAGGAGGTCCTGGGTGGATACCTGATAACCTGAATGAAGGCCATCTCGACCAGTTCTTTTGGTTGATTGCAGGGATAAGCTTTGCGAATTTGATGGTTTTCCTAGGTTGTGCTTCAAGATACAGATATAAGAAAGTCCAGTAA